Proteins encoded within one genomic window of Anopheles gambiae chromosome 3, idAnoGambNW_F1_1, whole genome shotgun sequence:
- the LOC1279046 gene encoding Krueppel homolog 1 codes for MKKGVETAAATKAVAAAAAAAAAASLAENVDLWAQQDWIKTILSKSGTEMKELPAEDLCKMVYYSGLPLLMTQQQQQQQQQQQQQQHGPDGTILQLSYNDANSTEQYVVAGQPSRLGVSHPYQQQQPQHHTISLTNGLTISNGPQSCSSSSSSSSGSSSSNGQLTIVLNPPAAGQLVSLGGSALPGTYTGPISPAGDRGASSSPEQSTYHPVQSGGGGVGATPVGSKFRCDQCNISFGSKSAHTSHMKSHAKQQQASEKLTAAAKLGESTITASGGSGGTGSPAGPQPDPYQCDVCKKTFAVPARLVRHYRTHTGERPFECEFCHKMFSVKENLQVHRRIHTKERPYKCEICGRAFEHSGKLHRHMRIHTGERPHKCNVCGKTFIQSGQLVIHMRTHTGEKPYKCPVEGCGKGFTCSKQLKVHSRTHTGEKPYHCDICFRDFGYNHVLKLHRVQHYGAKCYKCTICDETFKSKKEMEAHIKGHANELPDDEEAAAAAAASDAGGACKLEDVSTAGTEGSIKLSSSALEGGGSGSNSNSSSSFDYSSSMSHTEGTEQSGGPSSDEPSGHFAIRKSGSSSPSFAVGANEAGQQVGADEEEEEEDEENDEEEDETTDDGDRKQMPRYESMGPSSFDQSLQRAYGGGVAPALLAAASIAAAVENGCTVVKYCPELKQQRSISPVQPSALSITRNTPPPSSGSSSSSSSSSTSSVLSMTPSGGTSSTLLEPAGSSAPSGPSAGQFVYEPMAIMKHHGYFAPASQITEFRSSSDIVRQVEAAIAGTENLLTPPRSSPESPDRSSSPESDSVLMADRDNNTLPPRKRKLYFKDTQHTVSASPKMASLEVTAPQHYGVTVVQPTPQHHQQQQPPLDAHSGHQQLFHPHQQQQQVRQLHYQQQQRPEDERSMKQDVLQHVSACQRQPSPTLQAPAAPAPPQQPQQTSAPSVIRMSSVIQYANKSS; via the exons ATTTATGCAAAATGGTGTATTATTCTGGCCTTCCGTTGCTTATgacgcaacaacagcagcagcaacagcagcagcaacaacaacaacaacacggtCCAGACGGTACGATACTACAGTTAAGCTACAACGATGCAAACAGTACCGAACAGTACGTGGTGGCAGGGCAACCGTCTCGCCTCGGCGTCTCCCACCcttatcagcagcagcagccccaacaTCACACGATCAGCCTCACGAACGGGCTTACGATCAGCAACGGACCGCAGAGctgtagtagcagcagcagtagtagtagcggcAGTAGTTCCAGTAACGGCCAGCTGACGATTGTGTTGAATCCACCGGCGGCGGGTCAGCTCGTGAGCTTGGGTGGCTCCGCACTGCCCGGCACCTACACCGGTCCGATCTCACCGGCGGGAGACAGGGGCGCCTCCTCCTCACCGGAACAGTCCACGTACCACCCGGTGCAgagcggcggtggcggtgtcgGTGCTACGCCAGTCGGTTCCAAATTTCGCTGCGACCAGTGCAACATTAGCTTCGGTAGTAAGAGCGCCCACACCAGCCATATGAAATCTCATGCCAAACAGCAGCAGGCGAGCGAAAAGCTTACCGCCGCTGCCAAGCTGGGAGAAAGCACCATTACTGCGAGTGGGGGCAGTGGTGGTACCGGCTCGCCGGCCGGCCCACAGCCCGACCCGTACCAGTGCGACGTGTGCAAGAAGACGTTCGCGGTGCCGGCACGGTTGGTGCGGCACTACCGCACGCACACCGGCGAGCGGCCGTTCGAGTGCGAGTTCTGCCATAAGATGTTCAGCGTGAAGGAGAATCTGCAGGTGCACCGGCGGATCCACACGAAGGAGCGCCCGTACAAGTGTGAGATCTGTGGCCGAGCGTTCGAGCACAGCGGCAAGCTGCACCGGCACATGCGCATCCATACGGGCGAGCGGCCCCACAAGTGCAACGTGTGCGGGAAAACGTTCATCCAGTCCGGCCAGCTCGTCATACACATGCGAACACATACCG GTGAGAAGCCATACAAATGCCCGGTGGAGGGTTGCGGCAAGGGTTTTACGTGCAGCAAGCAGCTGAAGGTGCACTCCCGGACGCACACGGGCGAAAAGCCATACCATTGTGATATCTGCTTCCGGGACTTCGGCTACAACCACGTGCTGAAGCTGCACCGCGTGCAGCACTACGGGGCCAAGTGCTACAAGTGCACGATCTGCGACGAAACGTTCAAGAGCAAGAAGGAGATGGAGGCCCACATCAAGGGGCACGCGAACGAGCTGCCAGACGATGAggaggcagcggcggcggcggcggcatcgGATGCTGGAGGCGCCTGCAAGCTGGAGGACGTGTCCACCGCGGGCACGGAAGGTTCGATCAAGTTGTCGTCGTCAGCGCTGGAGGGTGGTGGTAGCGGTAGcaatagcaacagcagcagctccttcGACTATTCGTCCAGCATGAGCCACACCGAGGGAACGGAGCAGAGCGGCGGTCcgtcaagcgacgaaccttcgGGTCACTTTGCGATTAGGAAATCGGGTTCGTCTTCTCCATCCTTCGCTGTGGGAGCGAACGAAGCAGGTCAGCAGGTGGGTgccgacgaggaggaggaggaggaagatgaGGAGaacgatgaagaagaagacgaaacgACGGACGATGGTGATCGCAAACAAATGCCACGCTATGAGAGTATGGGACCGTCGTCGTTCGATCAATCGTTACAGCGCGCCTATGGTGGCGGTGTCGCACCGGCACTGCTTGCTGCGGCCTCCATTGCGGCGGCGGTGGAGAATGGCTGCACGGTGGTGAAGTACTGTCCGGAGCTGAAGCAGCAGCGCTCGATCTCCCCTGTGCAACCGTCGGCCCTGTCGATCACGCGCAACACTCCACCACCGTCCTCGGGTTCGTCGTCATCCTCATCGTCCTCTTCAACGTCCTCCGTTCTGTCGATGACACCGTCCGGGGGTACTTCCTCCACGCTGCTCGAACCGGCCGGGTCCAGTGCACCATCCGGGCCCAGTGCGGGACAGTTTGTGTACGAGCCGATGGCGATCATGAAGCACCACGGATACTTTGCACCGGCATCGCAGATTACCGAGTTCCG CTCATCCAGTGACATTGTCCGGCAGGTGGAGGCGGCCATTGCGGGCACAGAGAACCTTCTCACACCGCCCCGCTCCTCGCCGGAGTCGCCCGATCGTTCCTCCTCGCCGGAATCCGATTCAGTATTAATGGCCGATCGGGACAACAACACGCTGCCGCCGCGCAAGCGAAAGCTCTACTTCAAGGACACCCAGCATACGGTGTCCGCCAGTCCAAAGATGGCGTCGCTGGAGGTTACTGCACCCCAGCATTATGGTGTTACGGTAGTGCAGCCGACGccgcagcaccatcagcaacaacaacctcCTCTCGATGCTCATTCCGGTCATCAACAGCTGTTCCAtcctcatcagcagcagcagcaggtacgGCAGCTGCattatcagcagcagcaacgaccaGAGGATGAACGCTCCATGAAGCAGGATGTGCTGCAGCACGTGTCCGCATGCCAGCGGCAACCATCGCCAACACTgcaagcaccagcagcaccagcaccaccacaacaaccgcaACAAACGTCAGCACCGTCCGTCATACGGATGAGCTCCGTCATTCAGTACGCAAACAAGTCCTCGTAG